A genomic window from Engraulis encrasicolus isolate BLACKSEA-1 chromosome 14, IST_EnEncr_1.0, whole genome shotgun sequence includes:
- the pcbp2 gene encoding poly(rC)-binding protein 2 isoform X1, producing the protein MDSGVIEGGLNVTLTIRLLMHGKEVGSIIGKKGESVKKMREESGARINISEGNCPERIITLAGPTTSIFKAFSMIIDKLEEDISSSMTNSTATSKPPVTLRIVVPASQCGSLIGKGGCKIKEIRESTGAQVQVAGDMLPNSTERAITIAGTPQSIIECVKQICVVMLESPPKGVTIPYRPKPSGSPVIFAGGQAYAVQGQHAIPQPDSSSASISPQLTKLHQLAMQQSPFPLAPSNQGFTGMDASAQTGSHEMTIPNDLIGCIIGRQGAKINEIRQMSGAQIKIANPVEGSTDRQVTITGSPASISLAEYLINARLSSEATGLATN; encoded by the exons ATGGACTCCGGTGTCATCGAAGGAGGACTCAATGTCACCCTGACCATCAGGCTTCTCATGCATGGCAAG GAAGTTGGAAGCATAATTGGAAAG AAAGGTGAATCTGTTAAGAAGATGAGGGAGGAG agCGGTGCCCGCATCAACATCTCAGAGGGGAACTGTCCAGAGAGAATCATTACCCTGGCTGGACCCACCACCTCCATCTTCAAAGCATTCTCCATGATCATCGACAAGTTGGAAGAG GACATCAGCAGCTCCATGACCAACAGCACGGCCACCAGCAAGCCCCCCGTGACCCTGCGCATCGTGGTGCCCGCCAGCCAGTGCGGCTCGCTCATTGGCAAAGGCGGCTGCAAGATCAAGGAAATTCGAGAG TCTACGGGTGCCCAGGTGCAGGTGGCAGGTGACATGCTCCCCAACTCCACAGAGCGTGCCATCACCATCGCCGGCACTCCGCAGTCCATCATTGAGTGCGTCAAGCAAATCTGTGTGGTGATGCTGGAA TCTCCTCCAAAGGGAGTGACCATCCCATACAGACCCAAACCCTCAGGATCCCCCGTGATCTTCGCTGGAGGACAG GCGTATGCCGTTCAAGGACAGCACGCGATCCCCCAGCCAGAT tcttcctctgcctctatctctccccaGCTCACCAAGCTCCACCAGCTGGCCATGCAGCAGAGCCCTTTCCCCCTTGCCCCCAGCAACCAAGGCTTCACCG GGATGGATGCCTCTGCCCAAACTGGTTCCCACGAGATGACCATTCCAAATGAT TTGATCGGGTGCATCATCGGGCGTCAGGGTGCCAAGATCAATGAGATCCGGCAGATGTCGGGGGCTCAGATCAAGATCGCCAACCCTGTGGAGGGCTCCACGGACAGGCAGGTCACCATCACTGGCTCCCCCGCCAGCATCAGCTTGGCCGAGTACCTCATCAACGCCAG GCTTTCCTCTGAGGCTACAGGACTGGCGACCAACTGA
- the pcbp2 gene encoding poly(rC)-binding protein 2 isoform X2, whose product MDSGVIEGGLNVTLTIRLLMHGKEVGSIIGKKGESVKKMREESGARINISEGNCPERIITLAGPTTSIFKAFSMIIDKLEEDISSSMTNSTATSKPPVTLRIVVPASQCGSLIGKGGCKIKEIRESTGAQVQVAGDMLPNSTERAITIAGTPQSIIECVKQICVVMLESPPKGVTIPYRPKPSGSPVIFAGGQAYAVQGQHAIPQPDLTKLHQLAMQQSPFPLAPSNQGFTGMDASAQTGSHEMTIPNDLIGCIIGRQGAKINEIRQMSGAQIKIANPVEGSTDRQVTITGSPASISLAEYLINARLSSEATGLATN is encoded by the exons ATGGACTCCGGTGTCATCGAAGGAGGACTCAATGTCACCCTGACCATCAGGCTTCTCATGCATGGCAAG GAAGTTGGAAGCATAATTGGAAAG AAAGGTGAATCTGTTAAGAAGATGAGGGAGGAG agCGGTGCCCGCATCAACATCTCAGAGGGGAACTGTCCAGAGAGAATCATTACCCTGGCTGGACCCACCACCTCCATCTTCAAAGCATTCTCCATGATCATCGACAAGTTGGAAGAG GACATCAGCAGCTCCATGACCAACAGCACGGCCACCAGCAAGCCCCCCGTGACCCTGCGCATCGTGGTGCCCGCCAGCCAGTGCGGCTCGCTCATTGGCAAAGGCGGCTGCAAGATCAAGGAAATTCGAGAG TCTACGGGTGCCCAGGTGCAGGTGGCAGGTGACATGCTCCCCAACTCCACAGAGCGTGCCATCACCATCGCCGGCACTCCGCAGTCCATCATTGAGTGCGTCAAGCAAATCTGTGTGGTGATGCTGGAA TCTCCTCCAAAGGGAGTGACCATCCCATACAGACCCAAACCCTCAGGATCCCCCGTGATCTTCGCTGGAGGACAG GCGTATGCCGTTCAAGGACAGCACGCGATCCCCCAGCCAGAT CTCACCAAGCTCCACCAGCTGGCCATGCAGCAGAGCCCTTTCCCCCTTGCCCCCAGCAACCAAGGCTTCACCG GGATGGATGCCTCTGCCCAAACTGGTTCCCACGAGATGACCATTCCAAATGAT TTGATCGGGTGCATCATCGGGCGTCAGGGTGCCAAGATCAATGAGATCCGGCAGATGTCGGGGGCTCAGATCAAGATCGCCAACCCTGTGGAGGGCTCCACGGACAGGCAGGTCACCATCACTGGCTCCCCCGCCAGCATCAGCTTGGCCGAGTACCTCATCAACGCCAG GCTTTCCTCTGAGGCTACAGGACTGGCGACCAACTGA
- the pcbp2 gene encoding poly(rC)-binding protein 2 isoform X3, translated as MDSGVIEGGLNVTLTIRLLMHGKEVGSIIGKKGESVKKMREESGARINISEGNCPERIITLAGPTTSIFKAFSMIIDKLEEDISSSMTNSTATSKPPVTLRIVVPASQCGSLIGKGGCKIKEIRESTGAQVQVAGDMLPNSTERAITIAGTPQSIIECVKQICVVMLESPPKGVTIPYRPKPSGSPVIFAGGQAYAVQGQHAIPQPDSSSASISPQLTKLHQLAMQQSPFPLAPSNQGFTGMDASAQTGSHEMTIPNDLIGCIIGRQGAKINEIRQMSGAQIKIANPVEGSTDRQVTITGSPASISLAEYLINASVESSKPPPPPSSSSSSSSSSSSNPDQTSTTTTANATTTTFPAASSSSSSSSCVVPPLSASSSSSISLSSSSSSSLLVPGLPASSSSSSSSSSSSSCTPSSLTSPVSSLLSLKPLPLLALHVVSGAGATPTATAHSPATLAPTLATAAAAATTTTPPGPKMASELCPKSKKRRLSPY; from the exons ATGGACTCCGGTGTCATCGAAGGAGGACTCAATGTCACCCTGACCATCAGGCTTCTCATGCATGGCAAG GAAGTTGGAAGCATAATTGGAAAG AAAGGTGAATCTGTTAAGAAGATGAGGGAGGAG agCGGTGCCCGCATCAACATCTCAGAGGGGAACTGTCCAGAGAGAATCATTACCCTGGCTGGACCCACCACCTCCATCTTCAAAGCATTCTCCATGATCATCGACAAGTTGGAAGAG GACATCAGCAGCTCCATGACCAACAGCACGGCCACCAGCAAGCCCCCCGTGACCCTGCGCATCGTGGTGCCCGCCAGCCAGTGCGGCTCGCTCATTGGCAAAGGCGGCTGCAAGATCAAGGAAATTCGAGAG TCTACGGGTGCCCAGGTGCAGGTGGCAGGTGACATGCTCCCCAACTCCACAGAGCGTGCCATCACCATCGCCGGCACTCCGCAGTCCATCATTGAGTGCGTCAAGCAAATCTGTGTGGTGATGCTGGAA TCTCCTCCAAAGGGAGTGACCATCCCATACAGACCCAAACCCTCAGGATCCCCCGTGATCTTCGCTGGAGGACAG GCGTATGCCGTTCAAGGACAGCACGCGATCCCCCAGCCAGAT tcttcctctgcctctatctctccccaGCTCACCAAGCTCCACCAGCTGGCCATGCAGCAGAGCCCTTTCCCCCTTGCCCCCAGCAACCAAGGCTTCACCG GGATGGATGCCTCTGCCCAAACTGGTTCCCACGAGATGACCATTCCAAATGAT TTGATCGGGTGCATCATCGGGCGTCAGGGTGCCAAGATCAATGAGATCCGGCAGATGTCGGGGGCTCAGATCAAGATCGCCAACCCTGTGGAGGGCTCCACGGACAGGCAGGTCACCATCACTGGCTCCCCCGCCAGCATCAGCTTGGCCGAGTACCTCATCAACGCCAG TGTAGAGTCCTctaaacctcctcctcctccctcctcctcctcttcctcttcttcctcctcttcctcgaacCCTGACCAGACctctactaccactactgctaatgctactactaccacctttcctgctgcctcctcctcttcctcctcctcctcctgtgtggtGCCTCCcctctcagcctcctcctcctcctccatctctctctcctcttcctcctcctcttccctgttGGTACCTGGTCTTCctgcatcctcttcctcctcctcctcctcctcctcgtcttcgtcCTGCACCCCTTCTTCCCTCACCTCCCCTGTCTCCAGTCTGCTCAGCCTCAAGCCCTTGCCCCTCCTGGCCCTCCATGTTGTCAGCGGGGCTGGGGCGACCCCTACCGCCACCGCCCACTCCCCCGCCACCCTCGCCCCTACTCTTGCTACCGCTGCAGCCGCCGCCACTACCACCACACCCCCTGGGCCCAAGATGGCCTCCGAGCTCTGCCCCAAGTCCAAGAAGCGGAGGCTGTCCCCATACTAG